Proteins found in one Bremerella volcania genomic segment:
- a CDS encoding PP2C family protein-serine/threonine phosphatase: MSQQHVTRGGKMSRLELHAHEGAQARTVDDAAMLENLGGLAGGLEFLLAEIDRLRVAIRQREAELATHIPVVAHPAVDHLADRLEAALASAVEVTGATAAGLYVLDDATSELKLRAAYNLPQSRLLDPPRPLEGSLADLEALSGNAVVLEDTKLLPHWPCPEDVPSAVCIPVATSTTPLGTLWVFADDSRDFSNRETNLLEIIAGKLAVDLERDQLIAERRTTQKLARQKNQIADRQRAQLPNVKPLVEGWDVSAWTQQGNEMGGDFHDWAVIEDGKLAIFVGDAMDDNFDAVMTSTSLATAVKANCRIAHTAEVMLDRVNRTFWAASAGDHFASLAYAIFDPMLGTMEAGSCGHVQGFAFKQNSVRPLWNNSWPLGSGPDVEPELASAMLQPGEVMALLSSGLIETLRELDGKNWQAKFCDLVVRHLDLPSDRILRAVQERLNRAVLSGSLDKTLVFVKRKEDN; the protein is encoded by the coding sequence ATGTCGCAGCAACATGTGACTCGGGGCGGAAAAATGTCGCGACTTGAACTTCACGCGCATGAAGGTGCGCAGGCAAGAACCGTCGACGATGCTGCCATGCTTGAAAACCTCGGCGGATTGGCCGGCGGCCTCGAGTTTTTGCTGGCCGAGATCGACCGACTTCGTGTCGCCATCCGCCAACGCGAAGCGGAACTGGCCACACACATTCCTGTTGTGGCGCACCCCGCCGTCGATCACCTGGCCGACCGACTCGAAGCAGCACTGGCTTCGGCCGTCGAAGTCACCGGTGCTACCGCAGCCGGACTTTACGTGCTGGACGATGCAACGAGCGAACTCAAACTTCGCGCCGCTTACAACCTTCCGCAGAGCCGGCTTCTCGATCCGCCGCGGCCACTCGAAGGCAGCCTGGCCGACCTGGAAGCCTTGTCCGGCAACGCCGTCGTCCTGGAAGACACGAAACTGCTTCCTCACTGGCCATGCCCCGAAGATGTTCCATCTGCCGTCTGCATTCCTGTTGCGACGTCGACGACACCCCTGGGAACCCTCTGGGTATTTGCCGACGACTCTCGTGATTTCAGCAATCGCGAAACCAATCTTCTCGAAATCATCGCTGGTAAATTGGCCGTCGACCTGGAACGAGATCAGTTGATCGCCGAACGCCGTACGACGCAGAAGCTCGCTCGCCAAAAGAATCAAATCGCCGATCGCCAAAGGGCTCAGCTCCCCAACGTCAAACCACTGGTGGAAGGGTGGGACGTCTCGGCCTGGACCCAGCAAGGCAATGAAATGGGAGGCGATTTTCATGACTGGGCGGTCATCGAAGATGGCAAGTTGGCGATCTTCGTTGGCGATGCCATGGACGATAACTTCGATGCGGTGATGACCTCTACGAGCCTGGCGACCGCCGTAAAAGCGAATTGCCGGATTGCCCATACGGCCGAGGTCATGCTCGACCGCGTAAATCGAACCTTCTGGGCAGCATCGGCCGGTGACCATTTCGCCTCGCTCGCTTACGCGATCTTCGACCCAATGCTCGGCACAATGGAAGCCGGTTCATGTGGCCACGTCCAAGGATTCGCTTTCAAGCAAAACTCGGTCCGACCACTGTGGAACAACTCCTGGCCTTTGGGCAGCGGCCCCGACGTCGAGCCGGAATTGGCCTCCGCGATGCTGCAACCCGGCGAAGTCATGGCCCTGCTCTCCTCTGGGCTGATTGAAACACTTCGGGAACTGGATGGCAAAAACTGGCAGGCAAAGTTCTGCGACCTGGTGGTTCGCCACCTCGATTTGCCTTCGGACAGGATCCTGCGGGCTGTCCAGGAACGACT